From Aspergillus chevalieri M1 DNA, chromosome 4, nearly complete sequence, a single genomic window includes:
- a CDS encoding putative thiol methyltransferase (COG:S;~EggNog:ENOG410PWPY;~InterPro:IPR029063,IPR008854;~PFAM:PF08241,PF05724;~go_function: GO:0008757 - S-adenosylmethionine-dependent methyltransferase activity [Evidence IEA]), giving the protein MTATTTTATTTSVVPQFLAQYRKDAYVKGWADLWDRGGDYVDWDKGCPNPALEDTLLQQRSILGGPLTLDEQGRRHRKKALVPGCGSGLDVLLLASFGYDAYGLEYSHSAVQTCKAQETRSRARGEYSVRDEEVGGGSVTFMQGDFFDDEWLEGIGLGRGGYDVIYDHSFFCALDPSLRPQWGQRKAQLLAPTGRLICLEFPRHQDPSEMGPPYTALSEDYIEHLSRPGLKRVAYWRPERTHANGFDAQGVIQDRVSIWCW; this is encoded by the exons ATgacagccaccaccaccaccgccaccaccacATCCGTCGTCCCCCAGTTCCTTGCCCAGTACAGAAAAGACGCTTATGTCAAAGGCTGGGCAGATCTTTGGGATCGAGGCGGTGACTATGTAGACTGGGACAAGGGATGCCCGAACCCAGCGCTCGAAGACACCCTCCTCCAGCAGCGGTCCATTCTCGGGGGTCCGCTAACCTTAGACGAACAGGGACGACGGCATCGAAAGAAAGCCCTTGTACCCGGATGCGGCAGTGGTCTGGacgtccttcttcttgccaGTTTCGGATATGATGCGTATGGTCTGGAATATAGCCATTCGGCAGTGCAGACTTGCAAAGCGCAGGAAACCAGAAGCAGGGCGCGAGGTGAATACTCGGTTCGGGATGAAGAGGTTGGTGGCGGCAGTGTCACTTTCATGCAGGGCGATTTCTTCGATGATGAATGGTTAGAAGGAATAGGGCTCGGACGGGGAGGCTATGACGTGATTTATGACCACTCG TTCTTCTGCGCATTGGACCCATCCCTCCGTCCACAATGGGGTCAGCGAAAAGCACAACTCCTCGCTCCAACAGGTCGTTTGATTTGCCTCGAATTCCCTCGGCATCAAGATCCTTCGGAAATGGGACCGCCGTACACGGCACTATCGGAGGATTACATCGAGCATCTCAGCCGGCCCGGTCTGAAACGTGTGGCATACTGGAGACCTGAAAGGACGCATGCGAATGGCTTTGATGCGCAGGGTGTTATTCAGGATCGGGTTTCGATTTGGTGTTGGTGA
- a CDS encoding uncharacterized protein (COG:F;~EggNog:ENOG410PKMN;~InterPro:IPR006680,IPR011059,IPR032466;~go_function: GO:0016787 - hydrolase activity [Evidence IEA];~go_function: GO:0016810 - hydrolase activity, acting on carbon-nitrogen (but not peptide) bonds [Evidence IEA]), producing the protein MTKVLKDGTVLTFDDTAQSIHVLEKASILIENDRITAISEDPDFPVPQDAEVINVHGKLVTPGFVNTHIHTWQTVYRTIGPNVFLSQYFEWLGHISPATAAFTPDDVYISSLEGYLEGLHGGVTSYVEHAHNNWSADVVEPGFNAAVDSGARVWWCYDVADREGFKIKQQWEALGRIGDKVTEGSPVQLGLSVDGLSGLFGNDPDGHLGYMRDMVRKLDVQAITMHHLGGPWPGKSILNRKTRNDRLIATARKTAPSDINLSTLHTTNLPIIYSHAPFLADSDQKALRENNHFISITPESEFHFGHGQATGHLITDQASLGLDTNWTFSGDMLSQTRLWLQNVRITKSHRTLETGKLPRTNPFTVEEAFLMATRQGGRALRRDDIGVIKVGAKADLVVFNGDSPNMLGWSDPIAAVVLHANPGDIEHVLVDGEFRKRDFKLVDKVLAWGKVRERFLEASRRIKEQIKEPPPMPERLWGVGEFGDVEMVSTRCFGCGPRGTQ; encoded by the coding sequence ATGACCAAAGTCCTAAAAGACGGCACCGTCTTAACCTTCGATGACACAGCCCAATCAATCCACGTCCTCgaaaaggcctcaatcctaatCGAAAATGACCGCATCACCGCAATCTCAGAAGACCCTGACTTCCCAGTCCCCCAAGATGCAGAGGTAATAAACGTCCACGGCAAATTAGTCACGCCGGGTTTCGTCAACACACACATCCACACTTGGCAGACGGTATACCGCACCATCGGTCCCAATGTCTTCCTTTCGCAGTACTTCGAATGGCTGGGCCATATCTCTCCTGCTACGGCGGCTTTTACACCTGACGATGTGTATATCAGTTCATTGGAGGGATACCTTGAGGGATTGCATGGAGGAGTAACATCGTATGTTGAGCATGCGCATAATAATTGGAGCGCGGATGTTGTTGAGCCGGGGTTTAATGCCGCGGTGGATAGCGGCGCGAGAGTATGGTGGTGTTATGATGTTGCAGATCGGGAGGGGTTTAAGATAAAGCAGCAATGGGAGGCTTTGGGGAGGATCGGGGATAAAGTGACTGAGGGGTCGCCAGTGCAATTGGGGCTTTCGGTGGATGGGTTGTCGGGTTTGTTTGGTAATGATCCGGATGGTCACTTGGGTTATATGCGAGATATGGTCAGGAAACTGGATGTTCAAGCCATCACTATGCATCACTTGGGAGGTCCCTGGCCGGGTAAGTCAATTCTCAACAGAAAAACGCGGAATGACAGACTAATAGCGACAGCCCGCAAAACCGCCCCCTCTGACATCAACCTCAGCACCCTTCATACAACTAATCTCCCCATAATCTATTCCCACGCCCCCTTCCTCGCAGACTCAGACCAAAAGGCCTTGCGGGAGAATAACCACTTCATCTCCATCACCCCCGAATCCGAATTCCATTTCGGACACGGCCAAGCCACCGGCCACCTAATCACCGACCAAGCATCCCTAGGCCTCGACACAAACTGGACCTTCTCCGGTGACATGCTCTCACAGACCCGACTCTGGTTGCAAAACGTTCGAATAACTAAATCCCACCGCACCTTGGAGACAGGAAAACTGCCAAGAACGAACCCCTTCACCGTTGAAGAGGCATTCCTCATGGCTACACGACAAGGCGGTCGCGCTCTGCGCCGCGATGATATCGGTGTGATCAAGGTCGGTGCTAAAGCTGATTTGGTCGTGTTCAACGGCGACTCGCCGAATATGCTGGGATGGAGTGATCCCATCGCGGCTGTAGTACTACATGCGAACCCTGGGGATATCGAACATGTACTTGTGGATGGGGAGTTCCGGAAACGGGATTTTAAGCTAGTGGACAAGGTGTTGGCTTGGGGGAAGGTGCGGGAGAGGTTTTTGGAGGCTTCTAGGCGTATTAAGGAGCAGATAAAGGAGCCGCCTCCTATGCCGGAGAGGCTTTGGGGAGTGGGTGAGTTTGGGGATGTGGAGATGGTGAGTACTAGATGTTTTGGCTGTGGTCCTCGCGGTACACAGTAA
- a CDS encoding NmrA/HSCARG family protein (COG:S;~EggNog:ENOG410PWIX;~InterPro:IPR036291,IPR008030;~PFAM:PF13460,PF05368) produces MAPRTVVVIGATGLQGGSVVSELLQHPGTYKVRALTREPTKPAAQSLAARGAEVRRADLDVGADDLETAFSGAHAIYALTDFWQKQSASAEIAQGKSIADAAARIPTLEHFVWSALPDPEKLSGGRFLNVNHWKSKSLVTEYIQHEKPELWAKTTTILFPNYFENCITTPERYLPVPDANGIYTLSFLHSPDTVMPNVAIADTGKLVRIILEAGSEYFTKTIAFYSQALSEAEKLNALCERYNIPTQYRKISADEFQRILESRDGMSAEMALDFTEQLLIFEEFGNIYAREEFVQAKEVNISRA; encoded by the exons ATGGCCCCTCGAACAGTTGTTGTCATCGGTGCTACGGGCCTACAG GGCGGCTCCGTAGTATCAGAACTCCTTCAACACCCCGGCACCTACAAAGTCCGGGCCCTCACTCGCGAGCCCACAAAACCCGCAGCTCAATCTCTCGCTGCGCGCGGTGCTGAGGTCCGACGCGCTGATCTCGATGTCGGCGCTGATGATCTCGAAACCGCCTTCTCCGGTGCACACGCTATCTACGCCTTGACCGACTTCTGGCAGAAGCAATCCGCTTCTGCGGAGATCGCACAGGGCAAATCCATTGCAGACGCTGCGGCCCGCATCCCGACTCTCGAGCATTTTGTCTGGAGTGCGCTGCCGGACCCGGAGAAGCTTTCTGGTGGCCGATTCCTGAATGTTAACCACTGGAAGAGTAAGAGTCTGGTGACTGAGTATATCCAGCACGAAAAGCCAGAATTGTGGGCGAAGACCACGACCATCCTCTTTCCGAATTATTTTGAAAATTGCATCACGACTCCAGAGAGGTACCTACCTGTGCCGGATGCGAATGGGATCTATACCCTATCATTCCTCCATAGTCCAGACACGGTGATGCCTAATGTTGCTATCGCTGACACTGGTAAACTCGTACGGATTATCCTCGAGGCTGGCTCGGAGTACTTTACAAAGACAATCGCATTTTATTCCCAAGCCCTCTCGGAGGCGGAAAAGCTGAATGCACTATGTGAAA GATATAACATCCCAACACAATACCGCAAGATCAGCGCCGACGAGTTCCAGCGGATTCTCGAATCTCGGGATGGCATGTCTGCGGAGATGGCACTGGACTTTACGGAGCAATTATTGATCTTCGAAGAATTTGGGAATATCTATGCGCGGGAGGAGTTTGTTCAAGCCAAAGAG GTGAATATATCCCGGGCTTGA
- a CDS encoding fungal specific transcription factor domain-containing protein (COG:S;~EggNog:ENOG410PV8I;~InterPro:IPR007219;~PFAM:PF04082;~TransMembrane:1 (o427-446i);~go_function: GO:0003677 - DNA binding [Evidence IEA];~go_function: GO:0008270 - zinc ion binding [Evidence IEA];~go_process: GO:0006351 - transcription, DNA-templated [Evidence IEA]), whose amino-acid sequence MGARSQGRGRGSQSHADDHVSPIRAGGTSPFNGIDQFSDAGRRWIESRTGENVNLETLCALELPWANTHRLYTESSSPELPNRLVVEKYVEMYCSSLHIPVFPVISKSLFIITLDLAYGLPEAIGSASARSCVYAFLSVVTQFGFDDNMHGAMDCGSYASAAQSYMAQITQEMTLDGLQSLIMLVQFQYFLGDLQAATVSVSIATRLLYAFGAHTQYGNSQSYDKSIPEFHLRDLFWLCYSFDKDICLRTGQPPSIQDTCCDLTLPTGYAQIQDSNILRDTLSIDDHTLPLYPFDLRLSQIKSEAYQALYSASARRKTDTEILSSILELDEALEQWRLSLHPDFRPTLWFSPEMPVSAMNTQTTMLRLAYYHCVNIIHQASERCRFSQEHGPGHDGIRSSISLTINASRSTLSYLQTALPVVKGECFWVVLFYAITAILTLFRSILHNPLDPEINHQMNILGEVPDLIRKIPIRRLTLGEVIHLRFLDGFTTELLRLCACAITKARRDEI is encoded by the exons ATGGGAGCACGTTCTCAGGGTAGAGGCCGAGGCAGCCAGTCCCATGCAGATGATC ATGTCTCACCAATTAGAGCAGGGGGCACGAGCCCTTTCAACGGGATTGACCAATTCTCCGATGCAGGCAGGAGATGGATCGAATCCAGAACAGGAGAAAACGTTAATCTCGAGACGCTATGCGCACTTGAACTCCCATGGGCCAACACACATCGACTCTATACTGAATCTAGTAGCCCGGAGCTTCCCAATCGATTAGTCGTCGAGAAGTACGTGGAGATGTATTGCTCGTCGCTCCACATTCCTGTCTTCCCAGTGATTAGCAAGTCGCTTTTTATTATAACTTTAGATCTTGCCTACGGACTGCCGGAGGCTATTGGCTCAGCTAGTGCTCGATCGTGCGTTTATGCATTTCTCTCTGTGGTGACTCAGTTTGGATTTGATGATAACATGCATGGAGCTATGGATTGTGGCTCTTATGCTTCGGCTGCTCAGAGCTACATGGCTCAGATTACACAGGAGATGACGCTTGATGGACTGCAATCTTTGATAATGCTT GTTCAATTTCAGTACTTTCTAGGGGATCTACAAGCTGCAACAGTATCTGTCTCAATTGCTACCAGGCTCTTATACGCCTTTGGTGCTCATACACAATACGGTAATTCCCAATCATACGACAAGAGCATTCCAGAGTTTCACCTGCGTGATCTCTTCTGGCTGTGCTATTCATTCGACAAAGATATTTGTCTTCGGACCGGACAGCCACCTTCAATACAGGACACCTGTTGCGATCTCACTCTTCCTACTGGATATGCACAGATTCAGGACTCAAATATCCTACGGGATACCTTATCAATCGATGACCATACTCTTCCGCTGTATCCTTTCGACCTCCGCCTCTCACAAATCAAGTCCGAAGCATACCAGGCGCTGTACTCCGCCAGCGCGCGTCGCAAAACAGACACTGAGATATTGTCAAGCATCCTAGAGCTAGACGAGGCCCTGGAGCAGTGGAGACTCTCCTTACATCCGGACTTCCGTCCGACGCTGTGGTTTTCGCCTGAGATGCCTGTTAGTGCCATGAACACGCAGACAACCATGTTACGACTTGCGTACTATCATTGTGTGaatatcatccaccaagcgagtgAAAGATGTAGATTTTCCCAGGAACATGGACCTGGACATGATGGAATCCGCTCCAGTATCAGTCTTACCATTAATGCCAGCCGGTCAACGCTGTCCTATCTACAAACTGCACTGCCGGTGGTCAAGGGAGAATGCTTTTG GGTCGTCCTCTTTTATGCCATAACTGCCATTTTGACCCTCTTCCGAAGCATCCTTCACAATCCGCTCGACCCCGAAATCAACCACCAAATGAATATACTTGGTGAAGTCCCCGATTTAATTCGCAAAATCCCCATCCGGAGGCTCACTCTGGGCGAGGTTATCCATCTTCGATTTCTGGACGGATTTACCACCGAACTTTTAAGGTTATGCGCATGCGCAATCACCAAGGCACGACGAGACGAGATTTAA
- a CDS encoding uncharacterized protein (COG:L;~EggNog:ENOG410PJH1;~InterPro:IPR020084,IPR020476,IPR000086,IPR015797;~PFAM:PF00293;~go_function: GO:0016787 - hydrolase activity [Evidence IEA]) — protein sequence MPNLKYSMPKVLSRSPLNAEEAQWKRLIKTTYLDPNGVERSWESGEYQKRPAGVKSVVGVSVVTILPKSTGPELLLLKQYRPSIDKIAIELPGGMIDAGESPEQAAVRELKEETGYVGVVAESKRNLLFNSPAFCNNNFQYVYVDVDLSLQENQQPQAQLEEDEFIECFAVPMASLFSELKKLESEGYAVETRIVAIAEGLEIARRWSCS from the exons ATGCCAAATCTCAAATACTCCATGCCCAAAGTCCTCTCCCGGAGCCCGCTG AACGCCGAAGAAGCCCAATGGAAACGCCTAATCAAAACAACATATCTCGATCCCAACGGTGTCGAACGTTCCTGGGAATCTGGGGAGTATCAAAAGCGGCCCGCAGGTGTCAAATCAGTCGTCGGCGTTAGCGTGGTGACCATCCTCCCCAAAAGCACGGGTCCGGAACTTCTCCTGCTGAAACAATACCGACCCTCCATCGACAAGATAGCCATTGAGCTTCCCGGAGGTATGATAGATGCTGGGGAAAGTCCGGAGCAAGCTGCTGTACGAGAACTGAAAGAGGAAACGGGTTATGTGGGTGTAGTCGCGGAAAGTAAAAGGAATCTTCTCTTCAATT CTCCGGCATTCTGTAACAATAACTTCCAGTACGTCTATGTGGACGTAGACTTGTCGTTGCAGGAGAATCAACAGCCACAGGCGCAgctggaagaggatgagtTCATCGAGTGCTTTGCCGTCCCTATGGCATCGCTATTCTCGGAGTTGAAAAAGCTTGAGAGCGAAGGGTATGCAGTAGAGACGAGGATTGTTGCCATTGCGGAGGGTCTCGAGATAGCTAGAAGATGGAGCTGTTCGTAG